A genomic segment from Flavobacterium sp. 9R encodes:
- a CDS encoding GNAT family N-acetyltransferase: MNISIVVAQKEHYTFAAEICDTIETSALQRGTGIAKRTPEYIQKKMETENAVIAIIDGKFAGFCYIESWQHGQFVAHSGLIVHPDFRNLGLAKKIKTFVFEYSQQKYPEAKVFGITTGLAVMKINSDLGYKPVPFSQLTTDPTFWKGCQTCTNFEILKSKDYKMCLCTGMLYDPKEKQKNPPKHPFNVRIWNRLKEIKQALFLKK, translated from the coding sequence ATGAATATTTCTATAGTAGTAGCACAAAAAGAGCACTATACATTTGCTGCAGAAATTTGTGATACAATTGAAACCTCGGCCTTACAAAGAGGAACGGGAATAGCCAAAAGAACCCCAGAATACATCCAAAAGAAAATGGAAACCGAAAATGCGGTTATCGCCATAATCGATGGAAAATTTGCAGGCTTTTGTTATATCGAATCTTGGCAACACGGACAATTCGTCGCGCATTCAGGATTGATTGTACACCCTGACTTTAGAAATTTAGGATTAGCTAAAAAAATCAAAACCTTCGTTTTTGAGTATTCTCAACAAAAATACCCAGAAGCCAAGGTTTTCGGTATCACCACTGGATTAGCGGTAATGAAAATCAATTCCGATTTAGGATATAAACCCGTTCCTTTTTCTCAATTGACTACCGACCCTACTTTCTGGAAAGGCTGTCAAACTTGTACCAATTTTGAAATCCTAAAAAGCAAAGACTACAAAATGTGTTTGTGCACAGGAATGCTGTATGACCCCAAAGAAAAACAAAAAAATCCACCAAAACACCCTTTCAATGTCCGGATTTGGAATCGTTTAAAAGAGATTAAACAAGCCCTTTTCTTAAAAAAATAA
- the glyA gene encoding serine hydroxymethyltransferase, protein MQRDEQIFDLILEEQERQIHGLELIASENFVSDEVLEAAGSVLTNKYAEGYPGKRYYGGCEVVDVVEQIAIDRAKALFGAEYANVQPHSGSQANTAVYHACLKPGDTILGFDLSHGGHLTHGSPVNFSGRLYNPVFYGVDKETGRLNYDKIQEIATKEQPKLIIAGASAYSRDMDFARFRQIADSVGAILMADISHPAGLIAKGLLSDPIPHCHIVTTTTHKTLRGPRGGLIMMGKDFENPWGHKTPKGEIRMMSSLLDLAVFPGNQGGPLMHIIAAKAVAFGEALQDEFFTYAMQLQKNAKAMAEAFVARGYEIISGGTDNHMMLIDLRNKNISGKDAENALVKAEITVNKNMVPFDDKSPFVTSGIRVGTAAITTRGLVEEDMETIVAMIDKVLMNHTNEDVIEEVAAEVNEMMSERAIFVF, encoded by the coding sequence ATGCAACGCGACGAACAAATTTTTGACCTTATTCTTGAAGAACAAGAGAGACAGATACACGGATTAGAGCTAATCGCTTCAGAAAACTTCGTAAGTGATGAAGTATTAGAAGCAGCGGGTTCTGTTTTAACTAATAAATATGCTGAAGGCTATCCTGGTAAAAGATACTACGGAGGTTGTGAAGTAGTAGATGTAGTTGAGCAAATTGCTATTGATAGAGCAAAAGCTTTATTTGGTGCTGAGTATGCTAACGTTCAGCCTCACTCAGGTTCTCAAGCAAATACAGCTGTTTATCACGCATGTTTAAAACCAGGTGATACGATTCTAGGTTTTGATTTGTCTCATGGTGGACATTTAACACATGGTTCTCCAGTTAATTTTTCAGGACGTTTGTACAATCCTGTTTTTTATGGTGTAGATAAGGAAACTGGTCGTTTGAATTACGATAAAATTCAAGAAATCGCTACAAAAGAGCAGCCTAAATTAATCATCGCTGGAGCATCTGCTTATTCTCGTGATATGGATTTTGCTCGTTTCAGACAAATTGCGGATAGTGTTGGTGCAATTTTGATGGCTGATATTTCTCATCCAGCAGGACTTATTGCAAAAGGATTATTGAGCGACCCAATTCCACATTGTCATATTGTAACAACTACTACTCATAAAACACTTCGTGGACCACGTGGTGGTTTGATTATGATGGGCAAAGATTTCGAAAATCCTTGGGGACACAAAACGCCAAAAGGTGAAATTCGTATGATGTCTTCTTTATTGGATTTAGCTGTTTTTCCTGGTAATCAAGGTGGACCATTAATGCATATTATTGCTGCTAAAGCAGTTGCTTTTGGTGAAGCTTTACAAGATGAATTCTTTACTTATGCCATGCAATTGCAAAAAAATGCTAAAGCTATGGCTGAGGCATTTGTTGCTAGAGGATACGAAATCATTTCTGGTGGAACAGACAATCACATGATGTTGATTGACTTAAGAAATAAAAATATTTCAGGGAAAGATGCTGAAAATGCATTAGTAAAAGCTGAAATAACGGTTAATAAAAATATGGTTCCTTTTGATGATAAATCTCCTTTTGTCACTTCAGGTATCCGTGTAGGTACTGCAGCTATTACAACTCGTGGTTTAGTTGAAGAAGATATGGAAACTATTGTTGCTATGATTGATAAAGTATTAATGAATCATACAAATGAGGATGTTATTGAAGAAGTAGCAGCCGAAGTAAATGAAATGATGAGCGAAAGAGCAATTTTCGTTTTCTAA
- a CDS encoding LytTR family DNA-binding domain-containing protein, with translation MIKGIIIDDEPHNVTNLRRLLEKYCPEVMIVASSSNANEGISLIKNNQPDLVFLDIQMPDKDGFQVLQELNLYDFEVIFVTAFSQYGIQAIKFSAIDYLLKPIDIEELKKAVVKTSERLKHKNQNLQLQNLLHHLRQSNNSSDHRIAISSLKETRFVYVKNIVRCESENSYTLFFTDEGETIISTVPLYEYDEMLSVYGFIRCHQSHLVNKKYVKSLLKEEGYTLLLFDQIRIPVSRNKKDLVKKALV, from the coding sequence ATGATTAAAGGAATCATCATAGATGACGAACCACACAATGTTACCAATCTGCGTAGATTGTTGGAAAAATATTGTCCAGAAGTGATGATTGTTGCTTCGTCATCAAATGCTAACGAAGGTATTTCACTCATTAAAAACAATCAGCCTGATTTGGTTTTTTTAGATATTCAAATGCCTGACAAGGATGGATTTCAGGTTTTGCAGGAACTTAATTTGTATGATTTTGAAGTAATATTTGTAACGGCTTTTAGTCAATATGGAATTCAGGCAATTAAATTTTCGGCAATTGATTATCTACTAAAACCAATTGATATTGAAGAGTTAAAAAAAGCAGTTGTAAAAACAAGCGAGAGATTAAAACATAAAAATCAAAATCTGCAATTGCAAAATTTGCTTCATCACTTAAGACAAAGTAATAATAGTTCCGATCACAGAATAGCTATTTCATCGCTCAAAGAAACCCGTTTTGTATATGTGAAAAACATAGTCCGATGTGAAAGCGAAAATAGCTATACATTATTTTTTACAGATGAAGGCGAAACCATTATTTCGACGGTACCACTTTATGAATATGATGAAATGTTAAGTGTTTATGGATTTATTCGTTGTCATCAATCGCATTTGGTAAATAAAAAATACGTAAAAAGCCTGCTAAAAGAAGAGGGCTATACTTTGCTGCTTTTTGATCAGATTCGAATTCCTGTTTCACGCAATAAAAAAGATTTGGTTAAAAAAGCTTTAGTTTAG
- a CDS encoding sensor histidine kinase, with the protein MKKIFYLLLFISSLSIAQSEETIEHLPANEYFILNETAVLFENNFIINKYIAPNEKRGGLNKESGTFTDLSNKGYYFTVLGKKIRLKITTDCNSLFVGYFHIDSLKANNDLYRIENLEIKILKNNKTIINWTFVTQSKKYNERNVLYDGRDYFQKGYVPYEDSLINGDKLVILFRKKGQESFLKLNLEKKESARKPFIIQTISLDLNKPESFESFIQESIEKLQKDRLLDKSNFYDDWPEDYFPRIIGNTNRHFKNEKFCLVFRKPNGKKRTHNSFEYRTSINSKIGDWTKSNGIIFLELKESGAKYKLEVQYKDNPQYVAVYRFHTEPDWYQTLWFKIVIGMFSLLIFSVIYIFWIRKIAERKRLEQKSKIKMLYAQLNPHFVFNALGSIQGLLNDNQIEKANQYLAGFGSLLRNTLISSEKEMQSLEVEIKSIKNYIELEQLRNPFLYRLTIDEKIDIHEVQTLPLLMQPLIENAIKHGISNKENAEITLTISKKEDDLIFEIADNGKGFDILEEQKGFGLKLVKDRITLFNQSSAKMKIDIKIQSDLSGTQITVYYKNWLKND; encoded by the coding sequence ATGAAAAAAATCTTTTACTTATTACTCTTCATTTCTTCATTAAGTATAGCCCAATCAGAAGAGACAATTGAGCATCTCCCAGCGAATGAATATTTTATTTTAAATGAAACTGCTGTTCTATTTGAAAATAATTTTATCATTAATAAATATATTGCGCCAAATGAGAAAAGGGGAGGACTTAATAAAGAATCAGGAACCTTCACTGATTTATCAAATAAAGGGTATTATTTTACAGTATTAGGTAAAAAAATTAGGCTTAAAATAACGACTGATTGTAATTCACTTTTTGTAGGATATTTTCATATAGACTCTCTCAAAGCTAATAACGATTTATATAGAATTGAAAATCTAGAAATTAAGATTTTAAAAAATAATAAAACCATAATTAATTGGACTTTTGTCACTCAGTCAAAAAAGTATAATGAAAGAAATGTTCTTTATGATGGGAGAGACTATTTTCAGAAGGGTTATGTTCCTTATGAAGATTCATTAATTAATGGCGATAAGCTAGTAATTTTATTTAGAAAAAAAGGACAGGAAAGTTTTCTAAAATTGAATCTTGAGAAAAAAGAAAGCGCTAGAAAACCTTTTATTATACAAACGATTTCGTTAGACTTAAATAAACCAGAAAGTTTTGAAAGCTTTATTCAGGAATCAATAGAGAAATTGCAAAAAGATAGACTCTTAGATAAATCAAATTTTTATGATGATTGGCCTGAAGATTATTTTCCAAGAATAATAGGAAATACAAACAGGCATTTTAAAAATGAAAAGTTTTGTTTGGTTTTTAGAAAGCCAAATGGTAAAAAAAGAACTCATAATAGTTTTGAATACCGCACTAGCATAAATTCAAAAATTGGTGATTGGACAAAGTCGAATGGTATCATTTTTTTGGAATTAAAAGAATCTGGAGCAAAATATAAACTTGAAGTCCAGTACAAAGACAATCCACAATATGTAGCTGTTTATAGATTTCACACTGAACCCGACTGGTATCAAACGCTTTGGTTTAAGATTGTTATTGGAATGTTTTCTCTCTTGATTTTTTCGGTTATTTATATTTTCTGGATTAGAAAAATAGCAGAAAGAAAGCGATTAGAGCAAAAATCTAAAATAAAAATGCTGTATGCCCAACTTAATCCACATTTTGTATTCAATGCCTTAGGTTCTATTCAGGGCTTGCTTAACGATAATCAGATAGAAAAAGCAAATCAATATTTGGCTGGTTTTGGTTCACTACTAAGAAATACACTTATTTCTAGTGAAAAGGAAATGCAGAGTCTTGAGGTAGAAATAAAAAGCATCAAAAATTATATCGAGTTAGAACAGTTGCGAAATCCTTTTTTGTATCGTTTAACAATTGATGAAAAAATAGATATTCACGAAGTACAAACGCTTCCACTTTTGATGCAGCCTTTGATAGAAAATGCTATAAAACATGGTATTTCAAATAAAGAAAATGCAGAAATAACGCTCACTATTTCAAAAAAAGAAGATGACTTAATTTTTGAAATAGCCGATAATGGAAAAGGTTTTGATATATTAGAGGAGCAAAAGGGTTTTGGTTTAAAATTGGTAAAAGATAGAATTACGTTATTTAATCAATCCTCTGCAAAAATGAAAATTGACATAAAGATTCAAAGTGATTTATCTGGAACACAGATAACTGTTTATTATAAAAACTGGCTTAAAAATGATTAA
- a CDS encoding argininosuccinate synthase has protein sequence MENKKVVLAYSGGLDTSYCLKYLKNEKGFEVHTVLINTGGFDEAELKAIEDRAYELGSAKHANLTILDKYYDKAIKYLIYGNVLKNNTYPLSVSAERVFQAIEAIKYAKSVGATAIAHGSTGAGNDQIRFDLIFQTIAPEIEIITPIRDLKLSRQEEVDYLAKNGVHYSWEKAQYSINKGLWGTSVGGKETLTSGQPLPSEAYPSQLQKEGEEKVTLEFQKGELVAINGKTDKPSNNIVALEKLASAYAIGRDIHVGDTIIGIKGRVGFEAAAPLIIIKAHHLLEKHTLGKWQQYWKEQLGNWYGMLFHEGQFLDPVMRNIETFLEDTQKTVNGTVTVSLKPYHFSLDGIESPNDLMNTGFGQYGEMNNAWTSDDAKGFIKILGNAQNIFSSVNQETYE, from the coding sequence ATGGAAAATAAAAAAGTAGTATTAGCCTATAGCGGAGGATTAGACACTTCGTATTGCCTAAAATATTTAAAAAACGAAAAAGGATTCGAAGTACATACCGTATTAATTAACACGGGTGGATTTGATGAAGCAGAATTAAAAGCCATCGAAGACAGAGCTTACGAACTAGGAAGCGCCAAACACGCCAATCTTACCATTTTAGACAAATATTACGACAAAGCCATCAAATATTTGATTTATGGGAACGTCCTAAAAAACAACACCTATCCTCTATCTGTGAGTGCTGAGCGTGTTTTTCAAGCCATCGAAGCCATAAAATACGCCAAATCCGTTGGAGCCACAGCCATCGCACACGGAAGCACCGGTGCAGGTAATGACCAAATTCGTTTTGATTTAATTTTCCAAACCATCGCTCCCGAAATCGAAATCATCACTCCTATTCGTGATTTAAAACTTTCTCGTCAGGAAGAAGTAGATTATTTAGCCAAAAACGGCGTGCATTATTCTTGGGAAAAAGCACAATACTCTATCAACAAAGGCCTTTGGGGAACCAGCGTGGGCGGAAAAGAAACCTTAACATCGGGACAACCTTTACCAAGCGAGGCCTACCCTTCGCAATTGCAAAAAGAAGGTGAAGAGAAAGTAACTTTAGAATTCCAAAAAGGGGAATTGGTTGCAATAAATGGTAAAACCGACAAGCCTTCGAATAATATTGTAGCCTTAGAAAAATTGGCAAGCGCTTACGCCATCGGAAGAGACATTCACGTGGGCGACACCATTATCGGTATCAAAGGAAGAGTTGGTTTTGAGGCCGCAGCCCCATTAATCATCATCAAAGCGCACCATTTGTTAGAAAAACATACACTCGGCAAATGGCAACAATACTGGAAAGAACAACTGGGCAACTGGTACGGTATGTTATTCCACGAAGGGCAATTTTTAGACCCAGTGATGCGCAACATCGAAACGTTCTTAGAAGACACGCAAAAAACAGTTAATGGAACCGTAACTGTCTCTTTAAAACCGTATCATTTCAGCTTAGACGGTATCGAATCACCAAACGATTTAATGAACACCGGCTTCGGTCAATACGGCGAAATGAACAATGCTTGGACGTCTGATGATGCCAAAGGTTTTATCAAAATTCTAGGCAATGCACAAAACATATTTTCATCTGTGAATCAAGAAACTTACGAATAG
- a CDS encoding GNAT family N-acetyltransferase, which translates to MITVLPATAADFDTIRSIAYETWPIAYGEILSKAQLDYMLGAFYNDTSLKESVSQKGHHFVLANEGNQTLGFASFEWNYDNQKQTKIHKIYILPSAQGKGVGKVLIDYIATEARKQGSLTLCLNVNRFNKAITFYEKMGFSITSEVNIELEHGYLMEDYVMEKKL; encoded by the coding sequence ATGATTACAGTTCTCCCAGCAACCGCAGCGGATTTTGACACCATACGTTCTATTGCCTACGAAACATGGCCAATAGCTTATGGTGAAATTTTGTCAAAAGCTCAGTTAGATTATATGTTGGGCGCATTTTATAATGATACTTCGTTAAAGGAAAGTGTGTCGCAAAAAGGGCATCATTTTGTATTGGCAAATGAAGGAAATCAAACCTTAGGTTTTGCTTCTTTTGAATGGAATTACGACAATCAAAAACAAACCAAGATTCATAAAATTTATATACTTCCGTCCGCCCAAGGTAAAGGAGTAGGTAAAGTACTTATAGATTATATCGCCACTGAAGCGAGAAAGCAAGGTTCTCTTACCTTGTGTCTAAATGTCAATCGCTTCAATAAAGCGATTACGTTTTATGAAAAAATGGGTTTTTCTATCACTAGCGAGGTAAATATCGAGCTAGAACATGGCTACTTGATGGAGGATTATGTGATGGAGAAAAAACTCTAG
- a CDS encoding efflux RND transporter periplasmic adaptor subunit yields MRLKLILVLGCVFFLLINCSKKESQEIQPTISDITESVYASGVIKAKDQYIVYPTVSGILKKTKVAVGQKISKGQLLFELDSDKADLNTQNALLAYELSKKDSRYIQDKIAELELKVLAAKDKLILDESIYHRNQKALQYEGISQVDFDRVVQTYKSSKSNFEMAQKQLAQFKSQLQNDQSKNAINLKISQKSQSDFAVKSEFDGQLFDLPVKEGTLVTPQTPIATIGKSNTFILEFDVDENDMVRVVLGQNIVVTMDSYKGTVFDAVVSKIYPIMDERSRTFKIEAQFTKAPPKLYPNLTAEANIVIQTKKKAITIPKEYLIDGTYVLVNKDEKRKVKVGLSDYKKVEILEGLQANETLYKPN; encoded by the coding sequence ATGAGGTTAAAATTAATACTAGTATTGGGATGTGTTTTTTTTCTATTAATAAATTGTTCCAAAAAAGAATCTCAAGAAATTCAGCCTACCATAAGCGATATTACCGAAAGTGTTTATGCATCTGGCGTAATAAAAGCCAAGGACCAATACATTGTTTATCCTACTGTAAGTGGGATTTTGAAAAAAACAAAAGTGGCAGTTGGTCAAAAAATCAGCAAAGGACAATTATTGTTTGAGCTAGATAGCGACAAAGCCGATTTGAATACTCAAAACGCTTTATTGGCGTATGAATTGAGCAAAAAAGATAGTCGTTACATTCAAGATAAAATTGCCGAATTAGAGTTGAAAGTTTTGGCGGCGAAAGACAAATTAATTTTGGATGAATCTATTTATCACAGGAATCAAAAAGCATTGCAGTATGAAGGGATTTCCCAAGTAGATTTTGATAGAGTAGTGCAAACCTATAAAAGCTCGAAAAGTAATTTTGAAATGGCACAAAAACAATTGGCACAATTCAAAAGCCAATTGCAAAATGACCAAAGTAAAAATGCAATCAATCTAAAAATTAGTCAAAAAAGTCAAAGCGATTTTGCTGTAAAAAGTGAATTTGACGGTCAATTGTTCGACCTGCCTGTCAAAGAAGGTACTTTGGTGACACCCCAAACACCAATTGCTACGATTGGGAAAAGCAATACTTTCATTCTTGAATTTGATGTGGATGAAAACGATATGGTTCGAGTGGTGTTGGGACAAAATATCGTTGTTACTATGGATAGTTACAAAGGAACTGTTTTTGATGCAGTAGTTTCAAAAATTTATCCCATAATGGATGAGCGTTCGAGAACTTTCAAGATAGAAGCTCAGTTTACAAAAGCTCCACCCAAGTTGTATCCTAATTTAACAGCAGAAGCGAATATCGTTATTCAAACCAAAAAAAAGGCCATCACTATTCCGAAAGAATATCTAATTGATGGGACTTATGTTTTGGTCAATAAAGATGAAAAACGAAAAGTAAAAGTCGGCTTAAGTGATTACAAAAAAGTAGAGATTTTAGAAGGGTTGCAAGCCAACGAAACGCTTTATAAACCGAACTAA
- the fahA gene encoding fumarylacetoacetase encodes MPITANNPNRKSWLDVPVDSDFPIQNIPFGVFLTKENIVTVGTRIGDYAIDLGALQQLNYFEGIELTDDMFMQDTLNDFISDGKKTWRLVRNRIADIFDETNPKLRDNEKHREVVVFKISEVEMQLPVLIGDYTDFYSSKEHATNVGKMFRDPENALLPNWLHIPVGYHGRSSTIIPSGIPVHRPMGQTLPNGETTPVFGPSRLVDFELETAFITTDVNIMGENIPVYEAEDYIFGMVLLNDWSARDIQKWEYVPLGPFLAKNFASSISPWIVTLDALEPFRTKGPKQNPSPLPYLQLKGKHAFDINLEVAITPKNGVENVVSHTNFKYMYWTMSQQLAHHTSNGCRINSGDMMGSGTISGPTPDSFGSMLELTWGGKNPIQMNDGSERKFINDYDTVTIKGYSKNNEVRIGFGEVSSQLLPPFVRQ; translated from the coding sequence ATGCCAATAACAGCAAATAATCCAAATAGAAAGTCATGGTTAGACGTTCCTGTTGACAGTGATTTTCCCATTCAAAACATCCCTTTTGGTGTTTTTCTTACCAAAGAGAATATAGTAACAGTAGGAACGCGTATTGGTGATTATGCAATTGATCTTGGTGCGTTACAACAACTCAATTATTTTGAAGGTATCGAATTAACGGACGATATGTTTATGCAAGATACACTCAATGATTTCATATCTGATGGAAAAAAAACTTGGAGGTTAGTAAGAAACAGAATTGCTGATATTTTTGACGAAACCAATCCAAAATTACGTGACAATGAAAAACATAGAGAAGTTGTTGTTTTCAAAATTTCAGAAGTAGAAATGCAACTCCCAGTATTAATCGGCGATTATACAGATTTCTATTCTAGCAAAGAACACGCAACTAATGTTGGGAAAATGTTCCGCGACCCAGAAAATGCACTATTGCCTAACTGGCTTCATATTCCTGTAGGTTATCATGGAAGAAGTTCTACCATAATCCCTTCTGGAATACCCGTTCACCGTCCGATGGGACAAACCTTACCTAATGGAGAAACAACTCCAGTTTTTGGCCCTTCTCGATTGGTTGATTTTGAACTAGAAACCGCTTTCATTACAACCGACGTAAACATTATGGGAGAAAATATTCCTGTTTACGAAGCTGAAGACTATATTTTTGGTATGGTTTTATTAAACGATTGGAGCGCTAGAGATATTCAAAAATGGGAATATGTTCCTCTTGGACCTTTCTTAGCTAAGAATTTTGCATCGTCTATTTCACCATGGATAGTAACACTTGACGCTTTAGAGCCTTTTAGAACCAAAGGACCAAAACAAAATCCTTCACCATTACCTTACCTTCAATTAAAAGGCAAACACGCTTTTGATATCAATCTTGAAGTAGCAATCACACCTAAAAATGGTGTTGAAAACGTAGTCTCTCATACCAATTTCAAATATATGTATTGGACGATGAGTCAACAATTAGCACATCATACTTCAAACGGTTGCCGAATCAATTCAGGCGATATGATGGGGTCAGGAACTATCTCTGGACCAACTCCAGATAGTTTTGGGTCTATGCTTGAATTGACTTGGGGAGGAAAAAATCCTATTCAAATGAATGATGGAAGTGAAAGAAAATTCATCAATGACTACGATACTGTTACCATTAAAGGCTACAGTAAAAACAATGAGGTTCGAATTGGATTCGGAGAAGTTTCAAGCCAATTATTACCACCATTTGTAAGACAATAA
- a CDS encoding tRNA-(ms[2]io[6]A)-hydroxylase: MGVLRLQLPTDPRWVNIVEKNIEEILTDHAWCEQKAATNAITIITNNSEHQDLVQDLLALAKEEIDHFEQVHNIIIKRGLKLGRERKDDYVNELYAYMKKSIDGSRVSGLVERLLFSAMIEARSCERFKVLSENIKDEELASFYRDLMESEAGHYTTFITYARKYGVGIDVEQRWREWLAFEESVISNYGKNETIHG, encoded by the coding sequence ATGGGAGTACTGCGTTTACAATTGCCAACAGACCCTAGATGGGTAAATATTGTTGAGAAAAATATTGAAGAAATCTTAACTGACCACGCTTGGTGTGAACAAAAAGCGGCTACAAATGCTATTACAATTATAACGAATAACTCTGAGCATCAAGATTTAGTGCAAGATTTATTGGCATTAGCCAAAGAAGAAATCGACCACTTTGAGCAAGTCCATAACATTATCATTAAAAGAGGATTAAAACTTGGGAGAGAACGTAAGGATGATTATGTTAATGAACTGTATGCTTATATGAAAAAGAGCATAGATGGTAGTCGCGTTTCTGGTTTAGTTGAGCGATTATTGTTTTCTGCCATGATTGAAGCAAGAAGCTGTGAACGATTTAAAGTGCTTTCAGAAAACATTAAGGACGAAGAATTAGCTTCTTTTTATAGAGATTTAATGGAAAGTGAAGCGGGACATTATACTACTTTTATAACTTATGCTCGTAAATACGGAGTCGGCATTGATGTTGAGCAACGTTGGAGAGAATGGTTGGCTTTTGAAGAATCTGTCATATCAAATTATGGAAAGAATGAAACCATTCATGGTTAA